The stretch of DNA AGCGGTTGATGACCTGGGTGTAACCATCATCCGCAGTTGTACCTTGCCCGCGCTGCACCATTCTTTCATCTGGCGCGTCTTCAGCTTTCTCAGCTTTATGCTCTCTTCACTGGTCAACGGTCTCTTTGTTCGGCGGGTAGACCTGGTCTGGGGCACCACCCCGCCAATATTCCAGGCGCTAACCGCGTGGCTGCTGGCACGTTTGAAGGGCGTACCCTTTCTGCTGGAGGTCCGCGACCTGTGGCCTGCCTTCGCTGTGGCTGTTGGGGTGTTGAAAAATAAATGTCTGATCCGCCTCTCAGAAGGCTTGGAGCGTTTTCTTTACCGGTACGCTGACCGGGTCGTGGTCAATTCGCCCGGATTCATCCAACACCTTCAACAGCGCGGCGCCCGGCAGATTACGCTGGTGCCCAATGGCGCCGACCCCGACATGTTTGACCCGGCTGCAGATGGGAGCCAGTTTCGGGTGGAAAATGGTTTGGAGGAGAAATTTGTCGTTTTATACGCCGGCGCCCACGGCATATCGAATGATCTGGATGTGGTATTGGATGCGGCTGAGTTGTTGCGAGACGAACCTTCTATTCGCATTGTCATGCTGGGTTCAGGCAAGGAAAAACCCCGACTGGTCGCTGAAGCTGAGCAGCGTCAATTGGAGAACCTGTTGTTCCTTCCGCCGGTGGCAAAACAGGATATGGCAGCAACCCTGGCTGGCGCAGATGCCTGCCTGGCAATCCTGAAACCCATTGAAATGTTTAAAACCACCTATCCTAACAAGGTCTTCGATTATATGGCAGCGGGTCGTCCGGTGCTTTTGGCGATTGATGGTGAGATTCGCAAAGTGGTTGAGGAAGCCCGGGCTGGCTTGTTTGTTCCGCCTGGTAACCACCATGCTCTGGCGGATGCCATCCAGGCAATGGCAAAGGACCCCGTAGAATGCCGCAAAATGGGGATAAATGGCAGAATACTGATCGAAACACGCTTTTCCCGCGCTGAACTGGCGAATCAATTTGCCCTCATGGTTGATGAGATCAGCCAACAAAACCAGGACTGAAACCACGGTGTATTTTTTTTAAAAACTTCGATCCACTGAAAAGGCATGCTTCAAAATTTGAAGCGGAAATCAAGTAGATTTTTCATACCTCAACAAGCCCCTCTACGTGAAAGGGCGATGATGTTGAGAAAAATAACACGTCGGGCAAGCCATTCATTGTCCTTTCCGGGGGGATAAGCGCACCCATCGACAGCCCTGATCGCCTGCCGGAAGTTGAAGTTTACAGGAATGCAGCAGCGAAGTTAAAGATTGAACCCGTCGTGGCAGTGTTGACTGAAAGACAATAATCAGCTATTGCATTAAATACCCAATTATGGTAAGTTAATGCAATGACATACAAAGAATTACTCGATCGAGTTGGAAATTTACCGGTATTTACCAGTGGGCTTTTGCTGGCTGGCGATGTAAATCCTGTAAATATTCATAAACAACTATCCCGCTGGACGACTGCGAAGAAGATCATCCAATTGCGGCGTGGAGTTTACACCCTTGCAGAACCTTATCGAAAAATAGAGCCCCATCCTTTCACGATTGGTAACCGCCTGGTTTCACCATCTTATGTCAGCTTACAGTCTGCGCTTGAATACTATAATCTCATTCCTGAAGCGGTTCCTCAGGTGACAAGTATCACCAGCAGATATCGAACTCAGAAATTTGACACACCATTGGGTTTGTTTGCTTTTCATCACATCAAATCGCAGTTATTTTTTGGATTTTCACTGGAACAGGTCGATATTGACCAATTTGTTTATTTAGCTCGTCCAGAAAAAGCCCTCCTTGATTTAATTTACCTGACCAAACAGGGACACTCAATGGCTTTTATAGAAGCCCTCAGACTTCAAAATTGTGATCAACTCGATTTGGCGTGGATGGAAAAAACGGCAAGGGATTCAGGTATGAATAAATTGATCCAGGCGGTTAAAAACCTTGTCACCCTTATTTCATAAGAAGGTTCGAGGTGGCTATGAAATCTGATTTAAAGAATTATCTACTTACAGCAAAAAGCAAGCAACAAGCCTTGAATTGGATGAGAGAATATTTACAGGCGCGCGTTTTGGCTATCTTACAGGAACAGGGTGCAATGATTCCGCTGGCATTTCATGGCGGGACGGCGCTTCGGTTTCTTTATCAGCTCCCCAGATATTCTGAAGACCTGGATTTCTCATTGGAAAATCACATGGATGCATATGATTTTCATAGCTATTTATCGTCTATTTCAAACCAACTTTCCCTTGAGGAGTACCCGGTTAACCTGAGGTTCAATGATCAAAAAGTGGTGCAGCATGCCTTTATTGGTTTTCCTGGATTATTATTTGAATTAGGTCTTTCACCTCATGTAGATCAAAACTTCACGATCAAATTAGAGGTGGATACACGACCGCCTCAGGGCGCCGTCTTGAGGACGACATTGTTCCGCTATCGTGAATTGTTTTTGAATCTCCAGCATCATGACAGAGCTTCATTGCTGGCAGGCAAGGTGCATGCTGTTTTGCAACGAAAATATTTAAAAGGACGGGATATTTTTGACCTTATTTGGTATTTGAGCGATCGGTTGTGGCCACCGCCAAATTTTGTTATGCTTAATTTTGCTCTGCAGCAATCCGGTTGGGAAGGACCACAATTATCCGAGTTCAATTGGAAATCCATTTTGTCCGACTTTTTATCCACAGCAGATTTTGACAGTATCCGTAAAGACGTGGCGCCATTTTTAATTCGTTCGGCAGACCAGGACTTGCTGAACCTGAAAACCATTCAGGGCTTGCTGTGATTGGAAAAGGCTTTTGATCGGTTAATTTAAAAATTGCGACCTGCATTCATTTTTGAAGGCTGAGACGGTGCTCAAATGATTGTCCGGCTGATCCAATTTCGGAGGGGTTTATATGAAATACCGATCGCACCGAGCACTGGCTGAAACTGCTTTCCCTTCGCGGTCCTGGTGCGGTAGAATACCTTGATCAATTTAATCAACAAGAAGGCAATGATGACCCTCGATGTTCAAAAAATCCGCTCTGATTTCCCGATTTTGCACACTCGGGTATACGGAAAGCCCCTGGTTTACCTGGACAATGCCGCCACAACCCAAAAGCCTCAAGTGGTGATCGATGCAATCGTGGATTATTACACCCGCTATAACAGCAATATCCATCGTGCGGCACATCACCTCTCGAACCTGGCGACCGAAGCACATGAAGGTGCCCGCCGAACCATGCAACGCCATATCAACGCCGAATTCGAGCACGAAATCATCTTCACACGCGGCACAACGGAAGCCATTAACCTGGTGGCGTATTCTTTTGGAGAAGCGTTCATAAACCCTGGCGATGAAGTGATTTTTACAATGATGGATCATCATTCGAATTTTGTCCCCTGGCAGATGCTGTGCGAGCGCCGTGGAGCAAACTACCACGTGGTCCCCTTTGATGAAAATGGCGACCTCAGGCTGGATATCTACGAAAACCTGCTGAGCAGCAAGACGCGCCTTGTTGCTTTTAACCATGTCTCCAACTCACTTGGCACGGTCAACCCGGCGCAGGAGATCATTCGAATGGCTCATGCCGCTGGGGCGGTTGTATTGGTCGATGCAGCGCAGGCCGTTCAGCATGTTGACCATGATGTCAGAGCGCTGGATGCGGATTTCTATGCCTTTTCTGGGCACAAGATCTACGGACCGACCGGCATTGGCGTACTTTACGGCAAAGAAAAATGGCTGGATGCCATGCCGCCTTACCAGGGTGGGGGCGAGATGATCGAACAGGTGACCGTGGAAAAGACCACCTATAACAAGCTCCCCTTTAAATTCGAAGCCGGAACGCCCAATATCGTTGGTCCGATTGGCTTGGCAGCAGCGCTTGATTACCTGAACGCCCTGGACTTTACCGAGGTCATGGCACACGAAGATGCGGTTTTAGCTTATGCCCGTAAAAAATTGCTCGAGATTGACGGGTTGAAGATCTACGGGAATGGCAAACGACATACCAGCATTGTTTCCTTTAATATTGAAGGGGTGCACCATTATGACCTGGGAACGCTTTTAGATACCCGCGGCGTGGCGGTGCGTACCGGGCATCATTGCACGCAACCGATCATGGCGGCTTTGGGGGTTGAAGGCACTGTGAGGACGTCGCTGGCGCTATATAACACTTTTGAGGATATCGACGTGCTTGTCGAATCCATTCGGCAGGCACTTAAGATTCTAAGGCGGTGAGCCATGCCAACAATACAGGAAATTCAAGCCCAGATTATTGAAGATTTTTCTTTTCTACCCGAATGGGATGAACGTTACGCGTATTTGATCGAATTGGGACAAAAAAGTCCGCCCATGGCCGAGGAAAATCGTACCGAGGACAATCTTGTGCGAGGGTGCCAATCGCTGGTGTGGCTGGCCCGTGAATGCCGCCAGGGCGTCGTATACCTGGAGGCTGACAGCGATTCGCTAATTGTCAAAGGGCTGGCGGCATTACTGCTGCAGGTTTTTTCCGGTCAGCCTGCAGAAGATGTGAGCCAGGCTGATCTGCATTTCTTTGAGACGATCGGACTCAATCAACACCTTTCTTCCCAGCGCACCAACGGTCTGCTGGCAATGGTAAATGAAATCCGGTCCTTTGCTGTACAATGTATGGGGGAGGGCCGTTAATTCCTTCTCAAGTTGATCATAAAAACTTGCATTTGTCTGCCAGAGTTTATCTTGGCAGCCGTTGACCGGGATAAAACCCCAGCTCTGTGATAACCTTGATCCGATTAACAATTTTAGCGACGAAAACTAAACCCTATGAATGAAAAAACAATCCAAATTTTACTGACCAACGACGATAGCATCCACTCACCGGGTTTATGGGCTGCCGCACAAGCCCTGGATTTGCTTGGATTTGTGCATATCGTTGCACCACGGCACCAGCAAACCGGCACCGGGCACAGTATGCCCAATACTTCAACCGGAATTATCGAGACGATGTCGCTGCACGTCAACGGGCGTGATTGGCCTGTGTATGCCGTGGATGGCACACCGGCACAGGCGGTGGTGCACGGCATCTATGAGGTGATCAAATCCAAACCCGATCTGGTGGTTTCAGGGATTAATTATGGGGAAAATATCGGTTCATCCATTACTGTTTCCGGCACTGTTGGCGCAGCCCTTGAAGCGACCTCATTTGGCATCCCCGCCCTGGCGGTTTCGATGCAGACAAAACCGGAGTATCATCTTTCTCTGTCGCAAGACATAGATTTCAGTGCAGCAGCTTATTTCACGCACAAATTCGCCCGGGTAATGTTGAACAGGAAATTTCCCTTCGATGTGGACGTACTTAAAGTGGACGTGCCCGCAGGGGCTTCAGCGGAAACCCCCTGGATGATCACCCGCCAATCACGCATGAAATATTATCACCCAGAAATGACGCAGCGTAATTCTTTTTCTGAACCCGGCCCGGTCAAATACAAACCGAATTATGACCCAAACAATTTAGAGCCAGACGGAGATACTTATGTGCTTTTAGTCGATAAAAAAGTCTCCGTCACGCCAATCAGCATTGATATGACTTCCCGCACAGATTTTCATCAGTTACGCCGGCTGATCGAAGCGATGGATGATTAACGCCGGGCGGGTATTCACCTGCTGATTAACGATTTAAACAGAACTATTAAAATGCTTTCATGTTAATTAAGTGACCATTCTAAGCAATTATTACAGGAGCTGACACCATGGAGAAAAAAGAAAAACTGCCCTTCATTACAAATATTCTTTACGGCATGGGAGATTTCGGTTTCAGCATGAACAACTCAATCATCTCAGCCTTCTTCTCGGTTTTTCTGGTGACGGTGGTGGGTGTGGCACCAGGATTGGTGGCCATTATTTTATTCGTTGGGCGGAGCTGGGACTTTGTCAATGATTTGCTGGTGGGGTACATCTCGGATCGCACCCGGACCCGGTGGGGACGGCGGCGTCCCTTTTTGCTGTTTGGCACCGTTCCTTTTGGGTTATCTTTCTTGCTGTTATGGCTCCACCCGAATTTTGGCCAGACCGGATTGGTGATCTATTATTCGCTGGCTTATATTATTTATGAAGCCCTGGCAACCTTTGTTTATATGCCGTATTTTGCGCTCACACCGGAATTGACCTCCGATTACGATGAGCGCACAAAACTCACCAGTTTCAGGATGATGTTCAATATTACCGGCAGCCTGACGGCATATATCCTGCCTTTACTGATTGTGGGCAACGATTGGACCCAGGCGACTTCGCGCAATGTGATAATCATGGCAGTGGCGGCTGGAGCACTCGCGGCCGCGCCTTATTTTGGCGTTTTTTTTGGCACAAAAGAAAAGAAGGAATACCAGTCCGAAAAATTACCAAAGTTCTGGCCTTCACTTAAGGCTGCCTTCAAAAACAAACCCTTCGTATTTGGTGCCCTGATGTACCTGGCCACCTGGATGGCAATTATTGTAATCGAATCCAACCTGCAGTTTTTCATCCTGCATATCATCCGGCGCCAGTCTCAGAACATCATCATCATGGTCAGCATCTTCGTCACGGCGATTTTTGCGCTACCGTTCTGGAACTGGGTTTCGAAAAACTGGAATAAGCGCAGGGCTTACATTATTGGCGTGGGATTTTGGTCTATGGTGATGATTGTGCTGATTTTCATGAATCCCCAAACGCCCTTCTGGCTCATTCTCATCCTGTGTGTGCTGGCTGGGATTGGCGTCAGCGCCGGGCAAGTACTGCCCTGGGCAATTATCCCGGATGCAATTGAATGGGAGGAATGGCACACCGGGGAACGCAATGAGGGTATTTTTTACAGCCTGGTCACCCTGTTGGGAAAGATCGGCATGGCGATCGCGCAACCACTTTCGCTGCTGGTTTTGCAGATCAGCAATCTGCAGACCGGTCAGGACGCAGTACAACCCCCCAGCGCATTGCTGGGCATCCGCCTGGTCGTCGGTCCCATTCCTGCGATGTGTTTGATCGCTGGCATTTTAATTGCTATTTTTTATCCCCTGGAACGCACACAGCATCGCCAGATCGTGGATGACCTGCGCACGCGGCGTGCGGCTCTAAAAGCGAAGCGCACTTAACAAGAGCTCTGGCTGGGGTTAGCAGCAGAAATTTTCCTCAACGATTTAGACGTCAACGCACAAAGTCCTGTGAAAGGAAACTTCACAGGGCTTTTTACAATAAATCAGTGTTAACCTTCCACAAAAGAGAGTTGATTGTGTTTTGGTTCACATATTTAAAAAAAGCGATGCCAAACCTGAAATACTTGATTGCGCAGCAATAATCATGTAAAATTTTAAAAGAAAATGAATGAAAGTCCCGGGATTCGGGTATATCCTGAGCTTTATATTCGCAGTTAATGTCATTCAGGGAGCACAAAAATGAAGATCATCAAAGTATCAACCAACTCCCGAACCGCTGCGGTCGCCGGGGCAATCGCAGCGATTCTCCGTGAGCAAAAGCTTGCAGAAGTTCAGTCCATTGGCGCCGGCGCTGTTAACCAAGCCATTAAGTCAATTATTATTGCCAAAAGCTATTTAGCTAAAAATGATTTGGGGATTGTGCTGGTGCCAGAATTTGTGGATGTGGATATTGACGGAAAAACTCGAACTGCAATCAAGCTAACCATTATGACACAACCCGTGCTACAGGAACAGAATTCAGCATTGCCTGTGGAATGAACTGTCTGTACGGGTAGAAGGAATTAATCCCCCAGCTTTTAGCGAGGTTAACACGCGCGTTATCGCGCGTACAGGGGGTTAAAGGTCAAAGCGGACTTCGGCTTTGCCAATCAATATTTCTTTGACTTTATTCACAATTAATTCCAGGTGTCGGGGTTTGGCTACATAATCCAGATTGTCGCAGGGAATGGTCAGGATAGGACAGAGTGCAAAATGCTCTATCCAGTTTTCGTACAGGGTATTCAGGTCAGCCAGGTATTCCGGGCTGATGGTTTTTTCATAATCGCGTCCGCGCTTTGATATACGCTCCAACAGGGTAGGAACAGAGGCTCGCAGGTAAAGCACCAGGTCAGGCGGTGGCAAAAACTCCACCAGGACTTGGTACAGCTCTCGATAGGTGGCATAATCCCGGTCGCTGATGGCGTTCTGCCGATGCAGGTTGTGGGCAAAGATTTCAGCATCTTCGTAGACACTGCGGTCCTGGATGACCGAGCCGTTCATTTTCATTAACTGCCGGTGGATATGCAGACGCCGCATAAGGAAATACACCTGTGAGTGAAAAGCCCAGGTTTGCATGTCCGCGTAGAAATCAGTCAGATAAGGGTTTTCCGTTACTGGCTCATAAAAGGGCGTCCAGCCCAGGACTTCACTGAGCAATTTAACCAGGGTTGACTTTCCCACGCCGATATTTCCGGCTACAGCAATGAATTTTTCCATGAGATGCTTATACCTGCCTTCTGAGGTGAAATAAAGAAGAGTTGCCTGGTGTTGATTATAAGCTGAAATGGGAATGATACAGCAAATTGGAAAATATTGACGGTTGATCGCTGATAGCCGATAGCTGATAGCTGATAGCTAATAGGCGATAGCTGATAGCTGATAGCCGATAGCCAATGGCCGATAGCAAATAGCTAATAGCCGATAGCTGATAGCTGATAGCCGATAGGCAATAGCTAATTGCTGGCGGAAAGTCTTTGAGTGTAGCACCCCACGGTGACATGTGAGTCGAGGTGATCCCAATAGCAAAGCATATTGAAAGTATTTGTCTCCCCCATCCTTTGGGATGGGGGCTGGGGACAGGGACAGAAGAAGGGCGAGGCAGACCTCGCCCTTTTTTCAAAGCTTCGTGTATGCCGTGTTTTTCAACACCCCCGTTAATTAGGCAGCAGACTGAGCCTTTTGTATCTGTTTTCGCAAGAACACTTTCGTTATCTCCGCAGCAACCGAGGGGATCAGGACCAGCGGAAGGATCTCAAGCCATTCTGCAATCCCCAGCGGGGCTGTGTTGAAAACCGGCTGAAGGAAAGGTATGTATATCACTACGAAAATCAGCAGCAGCGAAACCAGCACAGCCCAGTTCATGATTTTATTTTTGAATACACCGATCTTGACCAGCGGATAGTATTCAGAGCGTGCGGTATAAGCTCGGAACAACTCGGAGATGCTGAGGGTCACAAAAGCCATGGTTTGGGCAAACTCGGCATGTTCAGGCTCGAAGATATGACCAATCGCAAATGCAATCAGGGTGACTGCGGTGATGGCGATGGTTTGTACCACGATGCCGATCTGCATGTGACGGTTGATGATGGGCTCGCTTGGCGGTCGGGGCGGGAGGTCCATGATGTCGGGGTCACCGGGTTCGGTTCCCAGCGCCAGCGCAGGGGCTCCATCCGTGACAAGGTTCAACCACAGCAGTTGAATCGCGGTCAGGGGGATGGGCCAGCCTAACAAGGTCGCCAGGAAGATGACCATGATCTCGGCCATGTTACAGGAAAGCAAATAGTAGACAAATTTACGGATATTGCTATAAATCACCCGACCCTGTTCCACTGCAGAAACGATGCTGGCGTAGTTATCATCGGTAAGGACCATGTCGGCTGTGCCTTTAGCAACATCGGTGCCGGTGATGCCCATCGCCACGCCAATATCCGCCCGTTTGATCGCTGGCGCATCGTTGACACCGTCACCCGTCATCGCCACCACTTCCTGGTTGGCTCGCAGGGCATCGACAATGCGCATCTTGTGTTCCGGGCTGACGCGTGCATACACATCGGTGATCTGCACGTTTTGAATCATCTCTTCATCGCTGAGCGTATCGAGCGTGCTTCCCGCCATCACCTGATGGCCTGGGCGCAATAGACCGATCTGTTCTGCGATGGCTCGGGCCGTATTGAGATAGTCACCCGTGATCATGATGGTGCGAATCCCGGCGCGATTGGCGGTATCGATGGCGTCTGACACTTCCTCGCGGGCTGGATCGATCATACCGATCAACCCCACAAAGGTCAGATCGCGTTCCAGTTCCTCGCTGTCGATCTCTTCCGGTAATGTGGTGAC from Brevefilum fermentans encodes:
- a CDS encoding glycosyltransferase family 4 protein, which translates into the protein MHILLIHQAFAALDEAGGTRHHELARHLARSGHRVTIIASPVSYLTGAGTGRRPGKAVDDLGVTIIRSCTLPALHHSFIWRVFSFLSFMLSSLVNGLFVRRVDLVWGTTPPIFQALTAWLLARLKGVPFLLEVRDLWPAFAVAVGVLKNKCLIRLSEGLERFLYRYADRVVVNSPGFIQHLQQRGARQITLVPNGADPDMFDPAADGSQFRVENGLEEKFVVLYAGAHGISNDLDVVLDAAELLRDEPSIRIVMLGSGKEKPRLVAEAEQRQLENLLFLPPVAKQDMAATLAGADACLAILKPIEMFKTTYPNKVFDYMAAGRPVLLAIDGEIRKVVEEARAGLFVPPGNHHALADAIQAMAKDPVECRKMGINGRILIETRFSRAELANQFALMVDEISQQNQD
- a CDS encoding type IV toxin-antitoxin system AbiEi family antitoxin domain-containing protein, with amino-acid sequence MTYKELLDRVGNLPVFTSGLLLAGDVNPVNIHKQLSRWTTAKKIIQLRRGVYTLAEPYRKIEPHPFTIGNRLVSPSYVSLQSALEYYNLIPEAVPQVTSITSRYRTQKFDTPLGLFAFHHIKSQLFFGFSLEQVDIDQFVYLARPEKALLDLIYLTKQGHSMAFIEALRLQNCDQLDLAWMEKTARDSGMNKLIQAVKNLVTLIS
- a CDS encoding nucleotidyl transferase AbiEii/AbiGii toxin family protein gives rise to the protein MKSDLKNYLLTAKSKQQALNWMREYLQARVLAILQEQGAMIPLAFHGGTALRFLYQLPRYSEDLDFSLENHMDAYDFHSYLSSISNQLSLEEYPVNLRFNDQKVVQHAFIGFPGLLFELGLSPHVDQNFTIKLEVDTRPPQGAVLRTTLFRYRELFLNLQHHDRASLLAGKVHAVLQRKYLKGRDIFDLIWYLSDRLWPPPNFVMLNFALQQSGWEGPQLSEFNWKSILSDFLSTADFDSIRKDVAPFLIRSADQDLLNLKTIQGLL
- a CDS encoding aminotransferase class V-fold PLP-dependent enzyme, with protein sequence MTLDVQKIRSDFPILHTRVYGKPLVYLDNAATTQKPQVVIDAIVDYYTRYNSNIHRAAHHLSNLATEAHEGARRTMQRHINAEFEHEIIFTRGTTEAINLVAYSFGEAFINPGDEVIFTMMDHHSNFVPWQMLCERRGANYHVVPFDENGDLRLDIYENLLSSKTRLVAFNHVSNSLGTVNPAQEIIRMAHAAGAVVLVDAAQAVQHVDHDVRALDADFYAFSGHKIYGPTGIGVLYGKEKWLDAMPPYQGGGEMIEQVTVEKTTYNKLPFKFEAGTPNIVGPIGLAAALDYLNALDFTEVMAHEDAVLAYARKKLLEIDGLKIYGNGKRHTSIVSFNIEGVHHYDLGTLLDTRGVAVRTGHHCTQPIMAALGVEGTVRTSLALYNTFEDIDVLVESIRQALKILRR
- a CDS encoding SufE family protein, with product MPTIQEIQAQIIEDFSFLPEWDERYAYLIELGQKSPPMAEENRTEDNLVRGCQSLVWLARECRQGVVYLEADSDSLIVKGLAALLLQVFSGQPAEDVSQADLHFFETIGLNQHLSSQRTNGLLAMVNEIRSFAVQCMGEGR
- the surE gene encoding 5'/3'-nucleotidase SurE; translated protein: MNEKTIQILLTNDDSIHSPGLWAAAQALDLLGFVHIVAPRHQQTGTGHSMPNTSTGIIETMSLHVNGRDWPVYAVDGTPAQAVVHGIYEVIKSKPDLVVSGINYGENIGSSITVSGTVGAALEATSFGIPALAVSMQTKPEYHLSLSQDIDFSAAAYFTHKFARVMLNRKFPFDVDVLKVDVPAGASAETPWMITRQSRMKYYHPEMTQRNSFSEPGPVKYKPNYDPNNLEPDGDTYVLLVDKKVSVTPISIDMTSRTDFHQLRRLIEAMDD
- a CDS encoding MFS transporter, with translation MEKKEKLPFITNILYGMGDFGFSMNNSIISAFFSVFLVTVVGVAPGLVAIILFVGRSWDFVNDLLVGYISDRTRTRWGRRRPFLLFGTVPFGLSFLLLWLHPNFGQTGLVIYYSLAYIIYEALATFVYMPYFALTPELTSDYDERTKLTSFRMMFNITGSLTAYILPLLIVGNDWTQATSRNVIIMAVAAGALAAAPYFGVFFGTKEKKEYQSEKLPKFWPSLKAAFKNKPFVFGALMYLATWMAIIVIESNLQFFILHIIRRQSQNIIIMVSIFVTAIFALPFWNWVSKNWNKRRAYIIGVGFWSMVMIVLIFMNPQTPFWLILILCVLAGIGVSAGQVLPWAIIPDAIEWEEWHTGERNEGIFYSLVTLLGKIGMAIAQPLSLLVLQISNLQTGQDAVQPPSALLGIRLVVGPIPAMCLIAGILIAIFYPLERTQHRQIVDDLRTRRAALKAKRT
- a CDS encoding stage V sporulation protein S codes for the protein MKIIKVSTNSRTAAVAGAIAAILREQKLAEVQSIGAGAVNQAIKSIIIAKSYLAKNDLGIVLVPEFVDVDIDGKTRTAIKLTIMTQPVLQEQNSALPVE
- a CDS encoding deoxynucleoside kinase produces the protein MEKFIAVAGNIGVGKSTLVKLLSEVLGWTPFYEPVTENPYLTDFYADMQTWAFHSQVYFLMRRLHIHRQLMKMNGSVIQDRSVYEDAEIFAHNLHRQNAISDRDYATYRELYQVLVEFLPPPDLVLYLRASVPTLLERISKRGRDYEKTISPEYLADLNTLYENWIEHFALCPILTIPCDNLDYVAKPRHLELIVNKVKEILIGKAEVRFDL